The genomic interval CCACGGGCTTCGGCGAAAAATCTTTTGCGGCGCTGGCTGAGAAACTGGATATATAGATGAAGCACATCCCGGTGCTCGTCGAAGAAATCGTGAATTTCCTGTCCCCCGTCACGGGCGGATTTTACGTAGACGCTACCCTGGGGACGGGCGGACACTCAAGAAGGATACTTGAATCCTGCCCCGACGCGCGGGTGACGGGAATGGACGTAGACCCGGCGGCGGTGGCGCTGGCCGTCGAGAATCTCAAAGATTTCGGCGGCAGATTTACCGCCGTGACCGACAATTACAGAAACATCGCCGCGGTTACGGAGCGATTCGGCAAAGCCGACGGCATACTGGCCGATCTGGGGATGTCGTCGCTGCAGCTCGACGACCCGTCGCGCGGGTTTTCGTTCGGCGCGGACGGCGTCCTCGATATGAGAATGTCGCCGCGGCTTCCGTTGACTGCCGCCGACGTCGTGAATAAATTCCCCGCCGACGAGCTTGAAAGAATATTCCGCGAGTACGGCGACGAAAGATACGCGCGACGGATAGCCGGTGCGGTCGCCTCGGAAAGAAAATCGCGCGCGTTTTGCGGCGCGGCGGATTTTGCGGCTTTTGTGGCTTCTAAGGCGCCGCGCGGCCGCGGGGGAATACATCCGGCCACGCGGGTTTTTCAGGCGCTCAGGATATACGTCAACTCGGAACTGGATAATCTCGACGCCCTGCTGGCGGCCGCTCCCGCCGCGCTCAAATCCGGAGGGCGTTTGGCGGTGATAAGTTTTCACTCGAAAGAGGACGGCGCCGTTAAAAGAGCTTTTAAGTCGATGGCGGCCGACGGAACCGCGCGTTTGCTGACCAAGAAGCCCGTGAGGCCGTCGGACGGTGAGATTGCGTCCAACCCGCGCAGTCGCTCGGCTAAGCTGAGAGTAATGGAAAAAATATGATATCTCGGGCGGTATTCTTTGAATGAAAGAAAAAGTAACAGGGCTGGCTTTGGTTTTTCTGTTTCTGGGCGTGATAGTTTGGCAAAGCGTCTCAGTCGACAGAAATCGTTATATCCTGCGGGAGTATTTCGCGCGCAGAGACGAGCTTTCCGCGATAAACCAAAAATATTTTTTGCGCCTTAAAAGCATTATGTCGTCGGAAGCGATGATGCGCTACGCCTCAGGAAAAAAATATCGCTTCGCCTCCGCGAGCGATATAATCATAGCGGAACAATGACAAAAAAGAGATTCGCCGGGATATTTATCGGAGTTTGCGCGGCATGGCTGCTCGTCGCCGCCCGTCTTTTTATGTTGCAGATTTGGTCTCCGCCCGACGGGTGCGATGGATTCGCTCCCAAAGAGACGGTCGAAAACGGCCCGCGCGGAACCATTTATGATCGCAACGGCGAGGTCCTTGTGATGAGTCGCAAGATGACAGGGCTTTTTATGGACGCCAAGCTTGTCGAAGAGTCCGGCGGCGTTTCCTCGCTTTACGAAAGAATCAGATCTGTTTCTTCGATGAGCAAAAGCGAACTTGCCCGCATGGCCGCCACAAAAAGAAGATACATACCGCTGGACATCGAGTTTCCCGCCGATGAAATCGCGGCGATAAGGTCCTTGAATATTCCGGGGATAGGCATGGAAGAGCGGGTGAGGCGGGTATATCCCGAGGGCGAACTCGCCAGAGAACTTCTGGGCATATGCGGCACACACGCTAAAACCGGCGCCGAGCTTGCCTTCGACGGCCAGTTGAGCGGCCACGCCGTGCGGGTAAGAAAGCAGCGCGACGGCGCGGGCAGAAGCATTCCCGAAGATTTTTATTTTGAAGAAGTATCCCGCGGCGCCGACGTTTATTTGACGATAGACAAAAACATACAGCATATAGCCGAGCGGGCCGCCGCGGAATCCATGGAAGCGACAGGGGCCGCGGGGGTCGTCATCATCGTGCAGAATCCTGTCGACGGGGAAATACTGGCGGCCGCCACCCGACGGAAAACGCCGTCGGCCAGAATATCTCCCATTGCCGAGGTGTTCGAGCCGGGCTCGACGTTCAAGATATTTACGTACGCGCTGGCTTTTGCCGAGGGCGCCATCAAGGATGACGAACTGATATTTTGTGAAAACGGAAAGTATAAAATTTATGACAAATACATCGGCGACCACGAAAAAAAGGGGACGTTGACCGTGCGCGAGGCCTTCGCTTTTTCGTCAAATATCGCCTGCGCAAAAATATCGCAGCGCATTTCCGTCGACAAAATCAGGACGTCCGTAAGAAATTTCGGTTTCGGCGCGCAATCGGGCATCAAGCTGCCCGGCGAAGAGAAAGGTCTTATGCCCCGTAAATGGGACCCGTTTACGACCGCGACGGTTTCATTCGGACAGGGTATCGGAGTTACGCCCATACAGCTTGCCAACGCATATTCGTCTATAGCAAACGGCGGATGGCTTCTGGAGCCCAGGATAGAAAAAAAAATTGTGTCGGCCGACGGGCGGCGCAGGGCGCAGGAAAGCGGCCGCACCGTCGTGCGGCGCGTTGCCGACGACAAAACAGTCGCGGCTCTTAAGGAAATGCTGGGAGATGTGGTCAGTTACGGCACGGGACAGCACAGCGCGGTGCCGGGTTACAACATAGGCGGCAAGACCGGCACGGCACAGAAAATCGACGTCGCCACGGGACGCTATTCTAAAAAACATTATGTGTCCTCTTTCTGCGGGATAGTGCCTCTGGAAGATCCGCGGCTTACTGTTTTTGTAATGGTAGATTCGCCGGCCAAGGGCGATTACTGGGGTTCCACCGTCGCGGCGCCGGTATTCGCCAGAGTGGCGGGCGCCGCCGCCGCGTATATGAGGATACCGCCGTCGCCTTCCGGCGCGAAGCTGGCTTCGATCAAATGAAACTTTCAGAACTGCTTGCAAATATCCCCGGAATAAACGCGGAACATAACAATATCCCCGATGTGGAGATATCGGGCGTCCGCACGGATTCAAGAAAGACGCGCCGCGGCGATCTTTTTGTGGCGCTCGATGGAGCCCGCGCGAAGGGCGCGGATTTTGCGTCCGCGGCGTTTGCCGCCGGAGCCGTCGCGGCCCTCGTTCCCGCGACGAGCGGTCTTGCCCCCGAAGGCAAAATAATAACGGCCGCCGACATCAACGCCGCCGTCGCCGCGATAACTTCGCGGTTTTTCGGAAATCCTTCCGCGAAAATGCAAGTGATAGGCGTGACGGGCACCAACGGCAAAACCACTTTCACTTATCTTATGGAAGCGATATCTTCCCGCGTCAAAAAAACAGGCGTTATAGGCACAATAAATTATCGCTACGGCGGAAAAATTTTCCCGGCGCCCAACACGACGCCGTTTGCCGGCGATCTTGCCGAACTTTTGGCGAATATGAAGTCGCGCGGGGTCAAGACCGTCGTTATGGAGGTGTCGAGCCATTCGCTTTCGCAGCGCCGCGTCGACGGTGTGGAGTTCGACTGCGCCGTGTTCACCAATCTCACGCAGGATCATCTGGACTATCACGGAGATATGCAGAGTTATTTTGAAGCCAAGAAGCGCCTGTTCGCGGACTTGATGGCCAAGAGTCCGAAAAAGAATAAAACCTGCGTGGTCAATATCGACGATGAATGGGGGGGGAAACTCGCGCAGTCGATTGCTTCCATCGAGGGCGGCGCGCGGATTGTGACTTGTTCCGCGCAAGGTTCCGCCGACGCGCGGATGTCTGACTTGCGTATGAGCCCGCGAGGCGCCGCTTTTACGTGCGAGATATCGGGGCTCAAACATAAATTCGAGACGCAATTGATAGGGAGATATAATATTTCCAACGCTTTTCTGGCGGCGGTCGCGGCGCTGTCCTGCGGGTTTTCCGCGTCCGACGTCAAAAAGGGCATATCAGCCCTGAAGCGCATTCCCGGACGTCTGGAAACTATTCATGCCAGAAAAGGTTTTACAGTCGTCATAGATTACGCGCACACTCCCGACGCCTTATCCAAAGTGATAGGCACTCTGCGGGATCTTCGACCCGGCCGTCTGATAACCGTTTTCGGATGCGGCGGCGACCGCGACAGAACCAAGCGTCCCATGATGGGCGCCGCCGCCGCGGAGGGCAGCGACTTAGTCGTGGTGACGTCGGATAATCCCCGCACGGAGGATCCGCATAAAATAATTCTGGATATCGAGATAGGCATAAAAAAAACCGGCGCTTCAAATTACAGCATAATAATGGACAGAAAAGAGGCCATCGGCTATGCCATAGGAGCCGCCCGTCCGCGGGATATTGTGCTTCTTGCGGGCAAGGGCCACGAAACCTGCCAGATAATAGGCGAAGAAAAAATACCGTTCAGCGATTATGACGTCGCCGTCGAGGCAATTAAAAACCGCGCATGAATACGACTCGTCTGATGGATTTCGTCAAAATTGTCGGAGGCGTGTTTATCAGCGGCGACCCGCACGAGTGCTTCCGCTCGGTTTCCGTGGATACGCGCACTCTGGCCGCCGGCGATTGTTATTTCGCGCTGGTCGGCCCGGTTCACGACGGACACGATTTTATAAAAGAGGCGGTTTCAAAAAACGCCGGAGTAATAGTGTTTTCCCGCGGCGATATAACCCTCTCCGAAAACAAAATATCCCTGGGCATCCCCGCGCTTATAAAAGTTGACGACACTCTTAAGGCGCTCGGAGATTACGCGGCGGCTTCCAGACGGGAGTTTGACGCGCGAGTGGCTGTCGTAGCCGGTTCCAACGGCAAGACGACGGTAAAAAATATGCTTTCAGACATTCTGACTCTCGAAGGCAATACTCATAAGAGTCCTTCTAATTACAATAATCTGGTGGGATTGCCGTTATCTATACTGGGCGCGTCCGGCGACGAAAAATTTGTCGTGCTTGAGGCGGGCATATCGGTGCGCGGAGAGATGGAGCGGCTGGGAAAAATCGCCTCTCCGGACGTCGCGATTTTAACAAACATAGGGGCCGAGCATCTTGCCGGTTTCGGCGATATGGAAGGAGTTCTGCGGGAAGAGACCAAACTGCTCGATTCGCTGCGGCCGGGAGGCGTGGCCGCGCTTAACATCGACGACGAACGCCTGTCGGGCGTTTCGCGCACACTGAAAAAATCGGTTATACGTTATTCGGTTCGTTCAATGCCCGGCGCCGACATTTCGGCGGCGTCGGTGACCGTCTCTCCGGACGGTGTGGAATTTATAATGGATTATGCCGGCGAGGCGCTGGATATAAATCTTCGAGTCAACGGGGTTTTCAATGTTTCAAACGCTCTTGCCGCCGCCTCCGCGGCCAAGGCCTTCGGGGCGCCGGCCGAAAAAGTTAAAGCGGGTCTTGACGGCTTTGCTCCGGTGGCGGGCAGGATGCAGAAGTTGAAACTGCCGAACGGCGGAGTCATAATAAATGACGCGTATAACGCAAACCCGGATTCTATGAGGGCGGCTCTTGCGGCTTTCTGCGAGGCATATCCCCAGTGTTCAAAAATTTTCGTGCTCGGCGATATGCTTGAAACCGGCGCGGCCGAAACCAAAGAACACGAAGCGCTCGCCGACTTCATAATGACGCTGCCCTTCGACGAGGTGTTGCTTGTCGGAGAAAGAATGCGCCATGCGCTGCGACGCATGAAAACTCTGCATCCTCCGGCGCCCGTACGCCATTTTGCTTCCGTGCGCGAATTATCGGAAGAATTGCGCGACCCCAAATACACGTCCGGCTCTTCGGCCGTGTTTTTTAAAGCGTCGCATTCAATCGGACTTTCTGAGCCGGCAACGCAGTTATATGCGGATCATTCCCGCGAAATATAGGTATTCAAGGAGCCGCGGATGCTTTATCATTTACTGTTCGGTTTAAGGAACATCTTTTCGCCGCTTAATATTTTCCAGTATATAACCTTCCGTGCTTTCGGCGCCATATTTACGTCTTTCATCCTGACGATTATTCTGACCAATCTTATGGTCGCGTATATGAAGCGCCGCATGATTACGCAGCCGATAAGAGACGACGGTCCCGCCACGCATCACGCCAAGCAAGGCACCCCGACAATGGGCGGAATAGCCATACTTGTTTCCATGGCGGTTACTACCGCGCTTTGGGCGCGACTTGATAACAGGTTCATACTCTGGCTTCTTGGCGGTGTTATATTTTTGGGGATGCTGGGCTTTGCCGACGACTATCTTAAACACGTCAAGAAAAATTCGCGGGGACTGTCCGCGTCAAAAAAACTTGCAGGGCAGATTGTTCTGGCCGTATCCGTGGCGCTCTACCTGAGGCAATATCCGGCGGCGGCGGCTTTTGCCGACACCATCAACATTCCGTATCTTAAAGACGCCTACATAGGCCTCGGCGCGCTTTATGCGGCGTTTGTCGTATTCGTCATTCTCGGCGCGTCCAACGGCGTAAACTTTACCGACGGGCTCGACGGTCTGGCCATAGGCAATCTTGTGGTGGCGGCTTTCACTTTTTCGATTTTCGCTTATCTGGCCGGCAATGTGCGTTTTGCGCAGTATCTTAAAATAATTTATGTGCCGGGAGCGGGCGAAATAACGGTTTATCTGGCGGCTATGCTCGGCACCGGTCTGGGTTTTTTATGGTACAACACGCATCCCGCGCAGATATTCATGGGCGATACCGGTTCGCTTTTTCTTGGCGGCGGATTGGGCATGGTGGCGGTTTTCATAAAACAGGAACTGCTTCTGGTTATTATCGGAGGTGTTTTCGTGGCCGAAGTTTTATCCGTGATACTGCAGGTGCAGTATTTTAAAAGAACGGGCAAAAGAATTTTCCGCATGGCGCCGCTGCACCATCATTATGAACTCGGCGGGTTATCCGAACCCAAAATAACCGTAAGATTCATAATAATTTCGATAGTGCTTTCTCTGGTGGCGCTCGCTTCGTTAAAATTGCGTTGATATGAAAATAGGAATAATGGGTTTCGGCTTAACCGGAGCGGCGGTTGCGCAATTCGCTCTGGATTCCGGATGCGATGTTTTCGTGTCCGAATCGCGGGCTTCCTCGCCGCTTGCTCTTGATCCGTCGCTGCGCCGAAAAAAAACTTTCGGCGCGGAATTCGGCGGGCATACCGCCAAGCTTCTTGACGCCGATCTGATAGTCAAAAGTCCCGGCATCCGTTCCGACGAGAAAATTCTTCTGTCGGCCGCAAAAAAGGGAATTCCGGTCACGGGGGAACTTGATTTCGTGTTCGCGCGGATTCCCCGTCCCGCAAAAGTAGTGGCTATAACCGGCACCAACGGCAAGACCACGGTCACGGCGCTTGCGGGCGCGATACTCAAAAAGAAATTTCCGAGAGTATTCGTTTGCGGCAATATAGGGCTGCCTCTTGCGGCGGTGGCAAAAAAAATCGGTCCGAGGGACGCGCTTGTTCTTGAGGTTTCAAGCTATCAGCTCGAGGATGCCCGGTTTTTTCGTCCGGATGTGTCCGTGATACTCAATGTGACTCCCGATCACCTGGAACATCACGGCAATATGAGCGCGTACGCGGCCGCAAAGAGCAGAATATTTTTGAATCAGCGTCCTGATGACCGCTGCGTACTCAACTTTGACGACAAAATCTGCCGTCATCTTGCGGCCAAGGCGCCGTGCAAAAAAGTATTTTTCAGCGTTCGCCGCAAACTTTCCCGCGGGGCTTATTATGACGACGGTGTGTTTAATCTGAATCTGTCGGGCCGCGCGGAAAAAATAAAACTGAATCTGGCGATTCCGGGCGAGCACAACATATCCAACGCTCTGGCGGCTTTCGCCGCGTGTCGTTTGGCCGGCGCCGGTGTGGCTCAGATAAAATCCGCCGGCTCGAAATTCAATGGCGTGGAACATCGCATAGAGTCCGTCGCGGTAAAAAAAGGAGTCGGATATATCAACGATTCCAAGGCCACCAATGTATCTTCCGTCGAAGTGGCGCTCAAAGCGCTGCCCGTCGGCATTTGGCTGATTATGGGCGGACGCGATAAGGGATCGCCTTACGCGCCGCTGCTGCCGCTCATACGGAAAAAAGTAAAGGGTATATTTCTGATAGGAGAGGCCGCCGTCAGGATAGGCGCCGAGCTTCGCGGTTCCGCCGCGGTATATTTCAGCGGAGATTTGAAAACGGCCGTTTCGTCGGCCGCTAAAAAGGCGCAAGCCGGCGATATCGTTTTACTGTCGCCCGCGTGTTCGTCGTACGACCAGTTCGAAAATTTCGAGCGTCGCGGAGAGGCCTTCAAAAAAATCGTGGGGGCTCTCTGATTCCGGGCGTTTCGGTTTGATGAAGATATTTATTATGAATAAAATCCAGCGCACCGACACAAAACTGCTTCTGGCCGTGACGGCTCTGGCGCTTTTCGGGGCTGTGATGGTGCTATCGGCCAGTATGCTTCTGGCGTTTAAGCGCTTCAACGCGCCTTACAGTTTTTTCTTCAAACATCTTATGTGGATGACCGTCGGTTTCGGATGTCTCTGGTCGGCGGTGCACATAAAAACGGCTTTCGTCAGAAAATACGCCCGATGGTTTTACA from Elusimicrobia bacterium HGW-Elusimicrobia-1 carries:
- a CDS encoding 16S rRNA (cytosine(1402)-N(4))-methyltransferase, with the translated sequence MKHIPVLVEEIVNFLSPVTGGFYVDATLGTGGHSRRILESCPDARVTGMDVDPAAVALAVENLKDFGGRFTAVTDNYRNIAAVTERFGKADGILADLGMSSLQLDDPSRGFSFGADGVLDMRMSPRLPLTAADVVNKFPADELERIFREYGDERYARRIAGAVASERKSRAFCGAADFAAFVASKAPRGRGGIHPATRVFQALRIYVNSELDNLDALLAAAPAALKSGGRLAVISFHSKEDGAVKRAFKSMAADGTARLLTKKPVRPSDGEIASNPRSRSAKLRVMEKI
- a CDS encoding UDP-N-acetylmuramoyl-L-alanyl-D-glutamate--2,6-diaminopimelate ligase, producing MKLSELLANIPGINAEHNNIPDVEISGVRTDSRKTRRGDLFVALDGARAKGADFASAAFAAGAVAALVPATSGLAPEGKIITAADINAAVAAITSRFFGNPSAKMQVIGVTGTNGKTTFTYLMEAISSRVKKTGVIGTINYRYGGKIFPAPNTTPFAGDLAELLANMKSRGVKTVVMEVSSHSLSQRRVDGVEFDCAVFTNLTQDHLDYHGDMQSYFEAKKRLFADLMAKSPKKNKTCVVNIDDEWGGKLAQSIASIEGGARIVTCSAQGSADARMSDLRMSPRGAAFTCEISGLKHKFETQLIGRYNISNAFLAAVAALSCGFSASDVKKGISALKRIPGRLETIHARKGFTVVIDYAHTPDALSKVIGTLRDLRPGRLITVFGCGGDRDRTKRPMMGAAAAEGSDLVVVTSDNPRTEDPHKIILDIEIGIKKTGASNYSIIMDRKEAIGYAIGAARPRDIVLLAGKGHETCQIIGEEKIPFSDYDVAVEAIKNRA
- a CDS encoding phospho-N-acetylmuramoyl-pentapeptide-transferase; its protein translation is MLYHLLFGLRNIFSPLNIFQYITFRAFGAIFTSFILTIILTNLMVAYMKRRMITQPIRDDGPATHHAKQGTPTMGGIAILVSMAVTTALWARLDNRFILWLLGGVIFLGMLGFADDYLKHVKKNSRGLSASKKLAGQIVLAVSVALYLRQYPAAAAFADTINIPYLKDAYIGLGALYAAFVVFVILGASNGVNFTDGLDGLAIGNLVVAAFTFSIFAYLAGNVRFAQYLKIIYVPGAGEITVYLAAMLGTGLGFLWYNTHPAQIFMGDTGSLFLGGGLGMVAVFIKQELLLVIIGGVFVAEVLSVILQVQYFKRTGKRIFRMAPLHHHYELGGLSEPKITVRFIIISIVLSLVALASLKLR
- the murD gene encoding UDP-N-acetylmuramoyl-L-alanine--D-glutamate ligase encodes the protein MKIGIMGFGLTGAAVAQFALDSGCDVFVSESRASSPLALDPSLRRKKTFGAEFGGHTAKLLDADLIVKSPGIRSDEKILLSAAKKGIPVTGELDFVFARIPRPAKVVAITGTNGKTTVTALAGAILKKKFPRVFVCGNIGLPLAAVAKKIGPRDALVLEVSSYQLEDARFFRPDVSVILNVTPDHLEHHGNMSAYAAAKSRIFLNQRPDDRCVLNFDDKICRHLAAKAPCKKVFFSVRRKLSRGAYYDDGVFNLNLSGRAEKIKLNLAIPGEHNISNALAAFAACRLAGAGVAQIKSAGSKFNGVEHRIESVAVKKGVGYINDSKATNVSSVEVALKALPVGIWLIMGGRDKGSPYAPLLPLIRKKVKGIFLIGEAAVRIGAELRGSAAVYFSGDLKTAVSSAAKKAQAGDIVLLSPACSSYDQFENFERRGEAFKKIVGAL